One Mya arenaria isolate MELC-2E11 chromosome 5, ASM2691426v1 genomic window carries:
- the LOC128233676 gene encoding nucleolar protein 58-like, with product MKWILLCVFVAGAYATCEDQNVEACPYDPCLDLTCDVEGAQCQPDECEPCEVTWTADSADVTDQCEVDSDEDEDGVGPLTKEQRKERRKNRKQTFVKRKLAKRIEKKKEWKQMSPEDKQAAIEEKREKLVQKLLAKGKEDKVERLRERWAGKTARIQERKDQLAAMTPEERTAFFEEKKAAKKARKTEKRKTFVKGKKDQLKARKQVKKQARQDKRET from the exons ATGAAGTGGATACTTTTATGTGTGTTTGTGGCCGGGGCCTATGCAA CGTGCGAGGACCAGAATGTGGAGGCGTGCCCCTACGATCCCTGCCTGGACCTGACATGTGACGTCGAGGGAGCACAGTGCCA ACCCGACGAATGCGAGCCCTGTGAAGTCACATGGACGGCGGATTCTGCTGACGTGACTGATCAGTGTGAGGTCGATTCAGACGAGGACGAGGATGGTGTTGG gCCGTTGACGAAAGAACAGCGTAAGGAACGTAGGAAGAATCGCAAACAGACGTTTGTTAAGAGGAAGTTGGCAAAGAGGATTGAAAAGAAGAAAGAGTGGAAGCAGATGTCACCGGAAGACAAACAGGCGGCCATTGAAGAGAAGAGAGAGAAGCTGGTACAGAAATTGCTTGCAAAGGGAAAAGAAGACAAGGTTGAGCGCCTGCGTGAACGATGGGCGGGGAAAACGGCGAGAATTCAGGAAAGGAAAGACCAATTGGCCGCCATGACACCGGAAGAGCGCACGGCATTTTTTGAGGAGAAGAAGGCGGCAAAAAAGGCAAGGAAAACGGAAAAGAGGAAAACGTTTGTTAAAGGAAAGAAAGATCAGCTGAAGGCACGAAAACAAGTGAAGAAACAGGCGAGGCAGGACAAACGAGAGACATAG